The DNA sequence TTGCCTTGTTGGAAGGTATCAGGGATGGAAAAGCAGATGTGTCAAACGATCAATTGGTTTCATTGAGGGAATTAGATTTGTACGTAGCAGAAAAAGTGAGTGAATTGACTGAAGGCAAACAGCATCCAACCACCCAAAAGCCAAGTACAATCAGCAGCTTAATGTTGGGGAAAGTAAATTGAAACCTAATCAGAATTTATATTGCTTCAGGTGGACAGTTGTCCACCTTTTTTATTGTGAAAGATTTTAGCCAAGAAGATTTTTTAACAGTGGATTTCAATTTTTTAAGAAGGAAAAGTGCAACTGTTATCCTTCATAATGGCTTAATTGAAGATTGGATGTTACCTTTATTCAAATTAAGCTAAAAAAAATCATAGACCTCCACTGCAAGGTGGAGTGTGCAAACATATCTACTTTTTTATGAAAAAAATTTATTTGCTTTTCGCATTAGCTTGCTTCACACTAGCATCAGCTTCAGCACAGGATACAGCTGTTCAGGAAGAGCGTTATGAAGGCAACTTTAACGGTCAGGGGCAGAAGGATGGTTCAGGAACCTATTATTGGGCTGATGGCACAATCTATCAAGGCAGGTGGAACAATGACAAGATGCAAGGCAGAGGTAAGATTACTTATCCTGACGGAAGTTCGTATGAAGGGAACTTTTTGGATGGTATCAGAAGTGGCTTTGGCATCTTTACTTGGGCAAATGGAGATGAATACCAAGGAGGTTTCAAGGATGGCAAGATGCATGGTCGAGGCATTTTAACCCAAAAGGATGGTACCCAACATGAAGGCTCTTGGCTTTATGGTAAAAGCTTTGGAGAGGGGACACATACTTACCCTGATGGTTCCCAATATATTGGTGAATGGGTGGATAACAAACGTCATGGAAAAGGGATCATGTTGTATTCCGATGGCAGGGTAGAGCAAGGTGAATGGGAAAAAGGAGAGTATGTGCCATGTAAGTGTACAAAGGAAACGGTTTCTGTCGAAGAGGCTTTTTCTATGTCACAAGCAGTGTTTGTAGGGGAAGTGTTTTCCATTGTGACAAATGATGAAGAGGGATATGACCAGATTGGCATTGTCGTAACTGAATATTGGAAAGGAGAGCTTTACCCAGGAAGAAAAGTATATATGTATGCCCAGTATAGCTCTTGTGATTTTGTTTACTTCTTGGGAGAAAAATACCTGATATATGCGAATAAGCATCCATATCAGCGTACAATGTATTATCCTGATAAATGTACCCGAACAAGAAAGCTTGTAACTGCTTCAGATATGGCAGAGGTAAACCAACTGAGAGCAATGGTACCTTGTGACTTGCCTGATATAGAGAAAAGATCAGTTGCCTATGATTTTTCAGAAGATGAAGTATGTGGTTGTGATGGGGAAACCTATAAAAATCCATATCAGGCAAACAAGGCAGGGATAGCTCATTGGAAAGCAGGAGCCTGTGAAAATGATCAGGAGAAAAAAGAAGACTAAGTAGAATTTTTACAATAACATAAAATAAGGTAGACCATGTCACCTATTATCCAACCTGAAGAACTATTGAAAATCTACCAGCATGAAAATGTAGTATTGGTAGATGCTGGCAGTGGCGGACCTGCTATTGAGAATTATAACCATAAGCATCTGAAAGGAGCGCTTTATGTTGATTTGAACGATCAGTTATCTGATATCAAAGAGGATGCTGCAATTGGAGGAAGACACCCGTTGCCTTCCATTAGTCAATTCAATAAGGTACTGACAGACTTGGGAGTAGCGGCAGATTCACATGTCATCATTTATGATGATAAAAAAGGGGCTAATGCTTCTGCGAGATTTTGGTGGATGCTTAAGTCAGTTGGACACGAGAAAGTACAGGTATTGAGTGGCGGTTTGCAGGCAGCAGCGCAAGCTGGTATTCCAACTAGTTCTGAAAAAGAAACTCCAAAAGAAAATACCGCTTACAAGGCTACTGAATGGCAACTGCCTTTGGTAGGTATCAGTGAAGTAGAGAAAGTATCCAAATCACCAGACTATTTGGTGGTAGACGTTCGAGAGGAAGACCGATATAATGGATTGACAGAGCCAATTGATTTGATTGCTGGTCATATTCCGGGAGCGGTGAACATTCCGCTTAGCCAAAACCTGAATAGTGATGGAAGTTTTAAATCTCCTGAGGCACTGAAAAAGCAATACACAGAAGTAATTGGTAACAGGAATTCTGAAAATATTATTATACACTGTGGCTCAGGTGTCACGGCGTGTCATACGATTTTGGCTATGGCTTATGCAGGAATGGAAATTCCAAACCTATATGTAGGGTCATGGAGTGAGTGGTCTAGAAATAATAAAGAAATGATCACCGCAGCAAAGTAAGAATAAGTCAGGACAGAAATTTTAAAATTGATTTTCTGTCCTGTCTTTTTTTAACCTGATTTTTTATGAAACTAAAAACACAACAGGTAGCCCAACCTCAATCCAAACGCAACAGAGTTCAGTACTTTTTAATGGTAATAGCTGTAATTGGTTTAGGGCTATTATCAAGGACATCTGTAATACCTTCCATCATTTACCCATACTTGGGAGATGCTTTGTATGCACTTATGATCTATTTTATCATTGGATTTTGCTTCCCCAATAAAAAATCAATTTCTATAATGCTGATTTGTATAGGTATATGCTTTCTAATCGAAATAAGCCAACTATACAAAGCAGATTGGATAATGCTAGTTCGAAGCTACAAGATTGGCAGTCTTATCCTAGGTCATGGTTTTCTATGGAGCGATTTGATTTGCTATTCATTTGGTGGTCTAGTAGGTTATGTGATAGAAAAGACAACACTGAATAAAATAACGGTGCAATTGCGTTAAACTTAGTTTGTTTAATTTTTTTTCATCAAACCTTATTAGGATTGTTTATTCCGTATTGGATAGGTAAAATAGTTGGTTGGTATACGTTACTAAAAAATTAAAATTCTAATAGAAGCAATGGATAATAGTTTTGTGGATTTTTTTACAAGTGAAGAGTATCAGAGTGTTACTGTTTGTTTTCATTCGGAAAAAGATATTCCCTTCAAGTTTGGCGAAAAGTTAAACGAGATAAATGAGTATGCCTATATGAATGGGTATAATTGGGCTGCGGTTCTTGAAGCTTATTTACATCAAGAAGCCCCCGAATTATTAGTGGATTTGGAAATGATGCCTGAAGCTGGCTCTTGTTTTATGAGTTACAACCAATTGCATGAGTCAAATATTGACAAAGCCAAAAGACTTGTCGATTTGATAAATGACTTGGTTGTCAATGAGCGTGAACTAGTGGACTTTGTGAAAAATAATGGTGAAGAAATAGCGTGGGATTGACCTTAAGAAGGTAGGAAAAGACTGTAAGTACATAATGAAGCTTAAACAAAAAGTGGTTATTGACTTTAAGGAGTTCTTGACTACTGCAAAGTTCGATTATCTGAAAATTGGAGATACAAAAGAGTGGGTTTTAAATAACTTTCCTGATCCAGATTCTTTTGACGAGTACCCAGACATGATCAAAGATGACATTTGGCGGTATGGAAATATCGAACTTCATTTTCATAATGAAGCGTTATTTTTGATATACTCTGACTATATACAAGAATTGAATGGAGGTGATTCATTGGATTTGAAGAAATGGTTTTTAGAAGATATTCAAAAACTGACGTTACTTGATGTGATTTCGATTTTTAACAAGAACCATGTTGACTATTGTAAGAAGACATATACCACAGGACAAACCACAGTAACGCTTGATCTGTCTTCCGGTGTTAAGCTAGGTTTTTCACTAGAAGAAGCCGATGGAGAGGATACTGAAGGTTTTTATGAAAGGTCTAAAAGTTCAAACCAAGATATATTTATGCTCACTTCATTCAGTTTAATGGGGAGTTAAGGTTGGTCACTGGTCTTCCATCAAAAAATGATTTAAAAAGAAGGGAGCTATCTTAAAAGATGCTCCCTTCTTTTTAAATCACCTCAAAAGTTTTCTCAGCTAAAAGATTTCCATCTGTATCATGGGCTGTCATATGGTATTGCCCAGTAAGCAGTTCTTCTTTTGGATCAAAATACCATCCCAAGAATATATTGGAATTACTGTAACCGTTTTGTGTCCATTGGGAAGTGTATTGTATCACTTCATTAGTCTCTGGATTCCTATATGGGTGGGAGACCGTTACCTGATGTACCAATACTTTTGGTGCTGTTTCAGGATGTGTAGCTGTAAAGCGCAACCCGAAGTAAGTATCTGGCTCACCTTTGATCTGTGTGGTTTGTAAAGTACACAGTGGTTCACGTGCAGTTTTTCGGGTTGAGCCAGATTGAGGATCCGTGTTTCCCTCCATAACATACACGCCATAGTCCACAATATGACATTGAACTGCCTCTTTAGTCTTTATATGGTATCGTATATACAGCTGCTCAATATGATTACGAAGTTTGGAAGACTTGCTACGTTCAAGACTGATCACCAATGGATGATATTGTGGGAATGGTGCCAATATAGAAAGTAACTGGATCTGTACAGCTATCTTTTCTTTCACCACAAAAGGAGATACATCTACCTTGAGTGCAATCTTTGGAATCAGACGGAATTGTTCCTGCTCTACCAGCATCTTAAAGATGGCTTTTCGGTCAACTTGATTTTCCATCAGCATATCTAGGTACGCTTCCTTACTTAAGCCAGTCGTTATATCCAGACATTCATGGGAGACCATGCCCAGAAAACGGAGGGTGTTGCCTCTTACATGTTCACTTGCTTTTAGGAGCAAATCATTGAGACTTGCCTCATAAAAGCTTTCTCTGGAACTGAATTGATCGGGATTAATGCCATACCTGATAATATGCTCAACAGCTCTCAAAGGAGAACCACCCAATAAGTAACTGCTTACTTTGAGCCATTCCTTTTTGTAATCTACTTGTGACCATGATAGCAGTTCATCTATATGTTCTTGTGGGCAAGTATCATCAATAATGATTGCCTTGATTTGTGCTTGGTATATATTGTCCGAATCAAATCCGTTTCGCAACAGCCACAGCTCTTCTTTGCCCAAGACAGGCATTAGTTGGTCACCATCTCGCTTCAGTACCAAGTATTGCCACTCTTTTTTATTGCTCAGTTGTTCTTGACAGGCTTCCTTGGTTAAAGGAGGTCGCTGATCTACAGGTGTGTCTTGCAGTATTTGCTGAAGCAACTCATTGTGATTATGCCACTCATCCCACTCTACAAATTGACAATTGATCCCTTCAGCCTCCAAACGGTTTTTAAAGTAGATGGGTAAGTCATTCAGGCTGAATTTTGCCTTCAGTTTACGGATAAACAGTTCAAATAACTGTCTGTCATAAATTTTGGAATAGTCATTTTGAGGAAATGCTGAAGCGGCATCATCCACAATTGTTGATTGCGTGCTATATGAGAGGTACTGCAAGCCAATCTTCAAAGCGTTACGTTGCCTTTGGTGTATCCGCTGTAGAAAACTGACAGGAACAGGCTTATGCATTTCACTCCATTCCGCTAATAGTTGTTTGTAATATGGTTGCTTATAACTCTCATAGCGTCCTGCAAATTGCTGAAACTGGAATGCCCAGTAGCCTTCATCTGACAAACCTTGTGATTTGAAGCCATCCAACATATCCAGCATAGGCGCTACATTGTCATGCCAATCGTCACGGCGGTCATCCTTGTATGCCTTAGCCAACATATGGGTCATGCGGACTGGTGCCAGTGTAAAAATTAGTTTCAATAATCGATTCAGTGCATGGGAACAGGAAAGTTCTGGCTGTGTGCCAGCTAGGTGTGCCACATAAAGCAGTTTCTGAGTTTGGTCACTGAAGTTTCTGAGCCAATTTACCTCTCGCAGTTTGTCAGAGATTACATCATCGTACTCCAAGTTTTTCTCCAAAATAGCAAGAGCCTTCTCTTCGCTGGCTTTATAAGACAAGCGCTTTTCTCCATCCATCACATGCCCTTGGCGGATAAATTGCTCAAAGGCAAGGAAGTCCGGATAGTGTACCATAATTCCCTCAATGTAATCTTTATGGGCAGGATAGGCATAGCTGCCCGATTTTGAGGTCTGGATGGTGTCATCAGAAGGGAAAAGAGTATCCTTTCTCAAGTCAAGTAGCAGCTTATCCAAAGCATATTGCTCTACATAAACCTTGGAGGCTTGTGTCAGTGCATCGTCACGCCCAACCTTGCTATCCTGAGAGATAATATAGGATGCAGTAATAAGCAGTTCAATTATAAGGTCGTTGTCTTCATCTGTAATAGAGAATAGCGTGTTAGGTAATTTTTCAACAGCCTCAGACCTGTTTTCATCAATGATTTTCCAGCACTTTTCAACTTGGTTGCCATATATATCATCTGCAAATTCCTTGATTTCTGATAGCCTGTTTTCCAGTTTTTGATACCAGTTAATCGAAAAGACCTTTTCAAATGTCTCCTGATCACATAACTCAAAGTCTTCTATAATTAATGTAACCGTATCACTGTTAAATGACTCTTTTCCATTTAAGCGAAAAATTACTTCGAGGAATCGAATTAGCCATGCATCCTGTTTCTCGACCTCCATGATGACATCTTCATAAAATGCATCAAACAAAGGGTTAATTATATCATCAAGGTATCTCCAAACATACTTCATATTGAAGGCATGTTCGTCCAGTTCCTTATACAGATCAAATTTCCCTTTCTTTGAAGAACTGTAGATGTCCATTTTCTCCAAAGTCTCCAGTACTGATTTATCAGTGCCTTCTTCTATATATGCCCATACTTTATCACCATTTTTGACTGCTTGCGTGATAAATGTTTTCCAGTTGTCAAAAGGATGATTCTTTGTTGGTGTCTTCTCAATCTCTTGAGAGATTTTAGCTTTGTACTCCTGTATTGAAGGAACTATTGTTCTACCCAGTTTATCCTCCACATAGGACTTTATTTCGGCTATTTCCTCTTCAGCAGGTCCATTGATAAATGTTTGGGTTAGGTACTCATCAATATCAAAATCATCATCCCAAGTATCAGAAGGGTAATGAAGCATCATGATATCCATGACCATAGTCCGGAGAGGGTTATTGTTGTAATACCTTACATCATCGGTGTACTGAAGGAAGAGCTGCTCTTGAAAACGAGTCACCAGCAAATCCTTGAAAAGCTGAAAAGCTTCAGGGTTGTTTCTGAAATGTTCAATTAGGTCAAACTGACTTTCGATCCTCTCAGTTTCATCCATTCCATCCATAGTGCTATAACCCAACATATATTCTCGGGCACTGGAGTGATCACAATAACAGAATGCTTTGATAGTGTCAGGGGTGATACCAAACTTATCAGACCATGCGCCCAAATATGAAAGTGCCTCAGGCATATGCTCATCATCCCAGTAAGGCACAAAGAAACCTGCCAAAAGGTAGCCGTATTTCGGTTTTAGTGTTGCCAGTAAATCCAGTGGTTCAAGCCCAAATGGGCTTTCAGAAGTGATCCACATTTTTGAGGAGTCATTGATGCTTCGGGCAAAAAAGACAATGCTTTCACAGGCGGCCACGATATCCCCTTCCAGTTCGGGGTATTTTGCTGCACACAAGAAGCAAAGTGTTTCAGTCAAGAGCTGTTCTTTCAGATCATCGTCCTTATACCGTAATTCAGTCTTAATGTATTTAAGTAAGGCAGGATGTCGCTCAAAATCACTCAATGAAATATCCGTGGTTGGCTCAAAATGCGCAACACAGTAGTTGTCCTCAAACCCTTTACCTGACCTGATCAGCTCACTGTATTGTTTTAATGCTTCACGGATAGAAGCTATATCATCAGGGGTATAGCTGATGACATATAATGGATCATACTCTTCTTGTCTCATTTTAAAAAATTTTAAAGTCAGTTTTTGGTATTAAACTGTTAGGTGTTAAAAAAATGATTTTGCTACCTGACCAATATTGGATCAAGGTCAGGAGACTCGTTTAAATTTGGTTGAAATATTTCGATTTCTGGAATTTAAAATGGGAGAGACTAATAAATATAGACTCAAT is a window from the Limibacter armeniacum genome containing:
- a CDS encoding sulfurtransferase translates to MSPIIQPEELLKIYQHENVVLVDAGSGGPAIENYNHKHLKGALYVDLNDQLSDIKEDAAIGGRHPLPSISQFNKVLTDLGVAADSHVIIYDDKKGANASARFWWMLKSVGHEKVQVLSGGLQAAAQAGIPTSSEKETPKENTAYKATEWQLPLVGISEVEKVSKSPDYLVVDVREEDRYNGLTEPIDLIAGHIPGAVNIPLSQNLNSDGSFKSPEALKKQYTEVIGNRNSENIIIHCGSGVTACHTILAMAYAGMEIPNLYVGSWSEWSRNNKEMITAAK
- a CDS encoding ribosomal maturation YjgA family protein, whose amino-acid sequence is MKLKTQQVAQPQSKRNRVQYFLMVIAVIGLGLLSRTSVIPSIIYPYLGDALYALMIYFIIGFCFPNKKSISIMLICIGICFLIEISQLYKADWIMLVRSYKIGSLILGHGFLWSDLICYSFGGLVGYVIEKTTLNKITVQLR
- a CDS encoding Imm51 family immunity protein — translated: MDNSFVDFFTSEEYQSVTVCFHSEKDIPFKFGEKLNEINEYAYMNGYNWAAVLEAYLHQEAPELLVDLEMMPEAGSCFMSYNQLHESNIDKAKRLVDLINDLVVNERELVDFVKNNGEEIAWD
- a CDS encoding DUF3859 domain-containing protein, translating into MRQEEYDPLYVISYTPDDIASIREALKQYSELIRSGKGFEDNYCVAHFEPTTDISLSDFERHPALLKYIKTELRYKDDDLKEQLLTETLCFLCAAKYPELEGDIVAACESIVFFARSINDSSKMWITSESPFGLEPLDLLATLKPKYGYLLAGFFVPYWDDEHMPEALSYLGAWSDKFGITPDTIKAFCYCDHSSAREYMLGYSTMDGMDETERIESQFDLIEHFRNNPEAFQLFKDLLVTRFQEQLFLQYTDDVRYYNNNPLRTMVMDIMMLHYPSDTWDDDFDIDEYLTQTFINGPAEEEIAEIKSYVEDKLGRTIVPSIQEYKAKISQEIEKTPTKNHPFDNWKTFITQAVKNGDKVWAYIEEGTDKSVLETLEKMDIYSSSKKGKFDLYKELDEHAFNMKYVWRYLDDIINPLFDAFYEDVIMEVEKQDAWLIRFLEVIFRLNGKESFNSDTVTLIIEDFELCDQETFEKVFSINWYQKLENRLSEIKEFADDIYGNQVEKCWKIIDENRSEAVEKLPNTLFSITDEDNDLIIELLITASYIISQDSKVGRDDALTQASKVYVEQYALDKLLLDLRKDTLFPSDDTIQTSKSGSYAYPAHKDYIEGIMVHYPDFLAFEQFIRQGHVMDGEKRLSYKASEEKALAILEKNLEYDDVISDKLREVNWLRNFSDQTQKLLYVAHLAGTQPELSCSHALNRLLKLIFTLAPVRMTHMLAKAYKDDRRDDWHDNVAPMLDMLDGFKSQGLSDEGYWAFQFQQFAGRYESYKQPYYKQLLAEWSEMHKPVPVSFLQRIHQRQRNALKIGLQYLSYSTQSTIVDDAASAFPQNDYSKIYDRQLFELFIRKLKAKFSLNDLPIYFKNRLEAEGINCQFVEWDEWHNHNELLQQILQDTPVDQRPPLTKEACQEQLSNKKEWQYLVLKRDGDQLMPVLGKEELWLLRNGFDSDNIYQAQIKAIIIDDTCPQEHIDELLSWSQVDYKKEWLKVSSYLLGGSPLRAVEHIIRYGINPDQFSSRESFYEASLNDLLLKASEHVRGNTLRFLGMVSHECLDITTGLSKEAYLDMLMENQVDRKAIFKMLVEQEQFRLIPKIALKVDVSPFVVKEKIAVQIQLLSILAPFPQYHPLVISLERSKSSKLRNHIEQLYIRYHIKTKEAVQCHIVDYGVYVMEGNTDPQSGSTRKTAREPLCTLQTTQIKGEPDTYFGLRFTATHPETAPKVLVHQVTVSHPYRNPETNEVIQYTSQWTQNGYSNSNIFLGWYFDPKEELLTGQYHMTAHDTDGNLLAEKTFEVI